The proteins below are encoded in one region of Triticum aestivum cultivar Chinese Spring chromosome 1B, IWGSC CS RefSeq v2.1, whole genome shotgun sequence:
- the LOC123119977 gene encoding uncharacterized protein isoform X1 translates to MCYDRGPTVLQPVELQTFFWKVELLDGASYNSNGDGSGTSTATTSTFFAVLPWAWEGKLRWENRFRWGKKIRPERLDRAKPTTSCGRRHRSCCMRGVGQKCRRRVRRPATRMAGEGDNRRRGGPATMATSKSVRPARCGIKRLYAESIVGACVDETTAVSNGYTCTNRMVAGGRSAGAYHPPSYTSPNSPLPGRGPRSLSRHGNQVSSADPEETDGELPTATPDRFPVCIRSSSCAVCRGPFAKAMFEFLNCIRMHQGDKNGKNSELKYDAQCGMSKGVFEWQCRQFEKVSSRTPELMRKMRANAQKMRVHFKDTEDLKTWDAYERNVLYACEHYLKTSLATPAVTPNSVLYEDLMKRKAYSKTRSGLLSMGLNKFKYCTRSLRLVAAGAAIGLAVGLGVGWKQQKIK, encoded by the exons ATGTGCTACGACCGGGGACCAACGGTGCTACAACCG GTGGAGCTGCAAACATTTTTTTGGAAGGTGGAGCTGCTGGACGGTGCTTCCTACAACAGCAATGGCGACGGATCAGGTACCAGTACAGCCACGACCTCCACTTTTTTTGCTGTGCTTCCATGGGCGTGGGAAGGGAAGCTTCGCTGGGAGAATCGTTTCCGATGGGGGAAGAAGATAAGGCCTGAACGGTTGGATCGGGCCAAGCCGACGACGAGCTGCGGCCGTCGCCACCGCAGCTGTTGCATGCGTGGTGTTGGCCAAAAATGCAGGCGACGAGTGCGGCGACCGGCGACGAGGATGGCCGGCGAGGGCGATAACCGGCGACGAGGAGGGCCGGCAACCATGGCGACCAGCAAGAGCGTGCGGCCAGCCAGATGCGGAATCAAGCGACTATATGCAGAATCCATCGTAGGGGCGTGCGTTGACGAAACAACAGCTGTATCGAACGGTTATACATGCACCAATCGGATGGTTGCGGGCGGCCGGTCCGCCGGCGCCTATCACCCGCCTTCCTATACTTCGCCCAACTCACCCTTACCCGGACGCGGGCCCCGGTCTCTCAGTCGCCACGGAAATCAGGTCAGCTCGGCAGATCCAGAGGAGACGGACGGCGAGCTCCCGACGGCGACCCCCGACCGGTTCCCTGTTTGCATCCGCTCGTCGTCGTGCGCCGTGTGCCGCGGCCCGTTCGCCAAGGCCATGTTCGAGTTCCTAAACTGCATCCGGATGCACCAAG GAGACAAGAATGGCAAAAACAGTGAACTG AAGTATGACGCCCAATGTGGCATGAGCAAAGGTGTGTTCGAATGGCAATGCCGTCAGTTTGAGAAGGTATCTAGTCGAACACCTGAGTTGATGCGCAAGATGAGGGCCAATGCACAGAAGATGCGTGTCCACTTCAAGGACACTGAAGATCTCAAAACGTGGGATGCTTATGAAAGAAATGTTCTCTATGCATGTGAACATTACCTCAAAACCTCTCTTGCAACACCTGCAGTTACCCCG AATTCTGTTTTGTATGAGGATTTAATGAAGAGAAAAGCATATTCGAAGACTCGTAGTGGGCTGCTATCGATGGGACTGAACAAGTTCAAATACTGTACAAGGAGCTTAAGGCTAGTCGCTGCGGGTGCTGCTATTGGACTTGCTGTTGGACTTGGCGTTGGCTGGAAGCAACAGAAGATTAAGTAG
- the LOC123119977 gene encoding uncharacterized protein isoform X2: MRGVGQKCRRRVRRPATRMAGEGDNRRRGGPATMATSKSVRPARCGIKRLYAESIVGACVDETTAVSNGYTCTNRMVAGGRSAGAYHPPSYTSPNSPLPGRGPRSLSRHGNQVSSADPEETDGELPTATPDRFPVCIRSSSCAVCRGPFAKAMFEFLNCIRMHQGDKNGKNSELKYDAQCGMSKGVFEWQCRQFEKVSSRTPELMRKMRANAQKMRVHFKDTEDLKTWDAYERNVLYACEHYLKTSLATPAVTPNSVLYEDLMKRKAYSKTRSGLLSMGLNKFKYCTRSLRLVAAGAAIGLAVGLGVGWKQQKIK, encoded by the exons ATGCGTGGTGTTGGCCAAAAATGCAGGCGACGAGTGCGGCGACCGGCGACGAGGATGGCCGGCGAGGGCGATAACCGGCGACGAGGAGGGCCGGCAACCATGGCGACCAGCAAGAGCGTGCGGCCAGCCAGATGCGGAATCAAGCGACTATATGCAGAATCCATCGTAGGGGCGTGCGTTGACGAAACAACAGCTGTATCGAACGGTTATACATGCACCAATCGGATGGTTGCGGGCGGCCGGTCCGCCGGCGCCTATCACCCGCCTTCCTATACTTCGCCCAACTCACCCTTACCCGGACGCGGGCCCCGGTCTCTCAGTCGCCACGGAAATCAGGTCAGCTCGGCAGATCCAGAGGAGACGGACGGCGAGCTCCCGACGGCGACCCCCGACCGGTTCCCTGTTTGCATCCGCTCGTCGTCGTGCGCCGTGTGCCGCGGCCCGTTCGCCAAGGCCATGTTCGAGTTCCTAAACTGCATCCGGATGCACCAAG GAGACAAGAATGGCAAAAACAGTGAACTG AAGTATGACGCCCAATGTGGCATGAGCAAAGGTGTGTTCGAATGGCAATGCCGTCAGTTTGAGAAGGTATCTAGTCGAACACCTGAGTTGATGCGCAAGATGAGGGCCAATGCACAGAAGATGCGTGTCCACTTCAAGGACACTGAAGATCTCAAAACGTGGGATGCTTATGAAAGAAATGTTCTCTATGCATGTGAACATTACCTCAAAACCTCTCTTGCAACACCTGCAGTTACCCCG AATTCTGTTTTGTATGAGGATTTAATGAAGAGAAAAGCATATTCGAAGACTCGTAGTGGGCTGCTATCGATGGGACTGAACAAGTTCAAATACTGTACAAGGAGCTTAAGGCTAGTCGCTGCGGGTGCTGCTATTGGACTTGCTGTTGGACTTGGCGTTGGCTGGAAGCAACAGAAGATTAAGTAG
- the LOC123119977 gene encoding uncharacterized protein isoform X3, with translation MCYDRGPTVLQPVELQTFFWKVELLDGASYNSNGDGSGTSTATTSTFFAVLPWAWEGKLRWENRFRWGKKIRPERLDRAKPTTSCGRRHRSCCMRGVGQKCRRRVRRPATRMAGEGDNRRRGGPATMATSKSVRPARCGIKRLYAESIVGACVDETTAVSNGYTCTNRMVAGGRSAGAYHPPSYTSPNSPLPGRGPRSLSRHGNQVSSADPEETDGELPTATPDRFPVCIRSSSCAVCRGPFAKAMFEFLNCIRMHQGDKNGKNSELKYDAQCGMSKGVFEWQCRQFEKVSSRTPELMRKMRANAQKMRVHFKDTEDLKTWDAYERNVLYACEHYLKTSLATPAVTPIGFLVCHGDELELDGKKQVEGGRPKWKRRGKRGEDG, from the exons ATGTGCTACGACCGGGGACCAACGGTGCTACAACCG GTGGAGCTGCAAACATTTTTTTGGAAGGTGGAGCTGCTGGACGGTGCTTCCTACAACAGCAATGGCGACGGATCAGGTACCAGTACAGCCACGACCTCCACTTTTTTTGCTGTGCTTCCATGGGCGTGGGAAGGGAAGCTTCGCTGGGAGAATCGTTTCCGATGGGGGAAGAAGATAAGGCCTGAACGGTTGGATCGGGCCAAGCCGACGACGAGCTGCGGCCGTCGCCACCGCAGCTGTTGCATGCGTGGTGTTGGCCAAAAATGCAGGCGACGAGTGCGGCGACCGGCGACGAGGATGGCCGGCGAGGGCGATAACCGGCGACGAGGAGGGCCGGCAACCATGGCGACCAGCAAGAGCGTGCGGCCAGCCAGATGCGGAATCAAGCGACTATATGCAGAATCCATCGTAGGGGCGTGCGTTGACGAAACAACAGCTGTATCGAACGGTTATACATGCACCAATCGGATGGTTGCGGGCGGCCGGTCCGCCGGCGCCTATCACCCGCCTTCCTATACTTCGCCCAACTCACCCTTACCCGGACGCGGGCCCCGGTCTCTCAGTCGCCACGGAAATCAGGTCAGCTCGGCAGATCCAGAGGAGACGGACGGCGAGCTCCCGACGGCGACCCCCGACCGGTTCCCTGTTTGCATCCGCTCGTCGTCGTGCGCCGTGTGCCGCGGCCCGTTCGCCAAGGCCATGTTCGAGTTCCTAAACTGCATCCGGATGCACCAAG GAGACAAGAATGGCAAAAACAGTGAACTG AAGTATGACGCCCAATGTGGCATGAGCAAAGGTGTGTTCGAATGGCAATGCCGTCAGTTTGAGAAGGTATCTAGTCGAACACCTGAGTTGATGCGCAAGATGAGGGCCAATGCACAGAAGATGCGTGTCCACTTCAAGGACACTGAAGATCTCAAAACGTGGGATGCTTATGAAAGAAATGTTCTCTATGCATGTGAACATTACCTCAAAACCTCTCTTGCAACACCTGCAGTTACCCCG ATCGGTTTCCTCGTCTGCCATGGGGACGAGCTGGAGCTGGACGGAAAGAAGCAGGTGGAAGGCGGTAGACCCAAGTGGAAGCGGAGGGGTAAAAGGGGAGAAGATGGGTGA